The Triplophysa dalaica isolate WHDGS20190420 chromosome 5, ASM1584641v1, whole genome shotgun sequence genome window below encodes:
- the chst11 gene encoding carbohydrate sulfotransferase 11 isoform X2: MKQTLLDLMRMSRICRMVLATCFGSFILVIFYFQIMRRNPFAVEGCCRKGSRNALQELYNPTQAEFSAAAVLHQARRDQVADTCRAHSASSRKRRVLTPNDLKHLVVDEEHELIYCYVPKVACTNWKRVMMVLSGRGKYSDPMEIPSNEAHVPSNLKTLNQYSIPDINHRLKSYIKFLFVREPFERLVSAYRNKFTLRYNSSFHKRYGTKIVRRYRKNATAEALQSGTDVKFQEFAEYLVDPATQREAPLNEHWQTVYTLCHPCHIHYDLVGKYETLEEDANYVLKLAGVGDSLRFPTFAKSTRTTDQMAATFFNNISSQQQGQLYQLYKQDFIMFNYSTPSYLKLQ; the protein is encoded by the exons TCATGAGGCGGAACCCATTCGCAGTGGAGGGATGCTGTCGGAAAGGCTCAAGAAACGCTTTGCAGGAGCTGTACAACCCTACGCAG GCCGAGTTCTCCGCGGCAGCGGTTTTGCATCAGGCCCGGCGAGATCAGGTAGCGGACACATGCCGCGCCCACAGCGCGTCCAGTCGCAAGAGACGCGTCCTGACCCCCAACGACCTCAAACACCTGGTGGTGGACGAGGAGCACGAACTCATCTACTGCTACGTGCCCAAAGTGGCCTGCACCAACTGGAAGAGGGTCATGATGGTGCTGAGCGGCCGGGGAAAGTACAGCGACCCGATGGAGATTCCGTCCAACGAGGCCCACGTCCCCTCCAACCTCAAGACCCTCAACCAGTACAGCATCCCCGACATCAACCACCGCCTCAAGAGCTACATCAAGTTCCTCTTCGTGCGCGAGCCCTTCGAGAGGTTGGTGTCCGCTTACCGCAACAAGTTCACGCTGCGCTACAACTCCTCCTTCCACAAGCGCTACGGGACAAAGATCGTGAGGCGGTACCGTAAGAACGCCACGGCCGAGGCGCTGCAGAGCGGCACCGATGTCAAGTTCCAAGAATTCGCAGAGTACCTGGTGGACCCGGCGACGCAGAGAGAAGCTCCGCTGAACGAACACTGGCAGACGGTTTACACGCTCTGCCACCCCTGCCACATCCACTACGACCTGGTGGGCAAATACGAGACTCTGGAAGAAGACGCCAACTACGTGTTGAAGCTGGCGGGGGTGGGCGACTCGTTGCGCTTCCCGACGTTCGCCAAATCCACCCGCACAACCGACCAAATGGCGGCGACGTTTTTCAACAACATCAGTTCGCAGCAGCAGGGTCAACTTTACCAACTTTACAAACAGGACTTCATAATGTTCAACTACTCCACTCCCAGCTACCTGAAACTGCAATAA